A stretch of Kazachstania africana CBS 2517 chromosome 7, complete genome DNA encodes these proteins:
- the KAFR0G03650 gene encoding homeobox domain-containing protein (similar to Saccharomyces cerevisiae TOS8 (YGL096W) and CUP9 (YPL177C); ancestral locus Anc_6.170) — MNSNNSNTNQYTLPSIKNLLNAVCTNIPTDDTTVHLHQRSDIPKADNRNTIEALLNESSPISNSMDSKSRQSRSNLPKETIQILNAWLLNHLHNPYPTSQEKRDLLIKTGLTKIQLSNWFINVRRRKIFNGYYDLAKRCNTSNIGERDGSLPLTRRKKLSDRLSELKNLSKQEDDLT, encoded by the coding sequence ATGAACTCTAATAACAGCAATACCAATCAATACACATTACCTTCCATTAAGAATCTACTGAATGCAGTATGTACAAATATACCCACAGACGACACCACTGTACATCTGCATCAACGCTCTGATATCCCCAAGGCAGATAATAGAAACACGATAGAGGCACTTTTAAATGAATCTTCAccaatatcaaattcaatggaCTCTAAATCAAGACAATCCAGATCAAATTTACCAAAGGAAACTATTCAGATTCTTAACGCATGGCTCTTGAATCATTTGCATAATCCATATCCGACCTCTCAGGAAAAAAGAGATTTGCTGATCAAAACCGGTTTGACTAAGATACAATTGTCAAATTGGTTCATTAACgtaagaagaaggaaaatattcaatggCTACTACGATCTAGCGAAAAGATGTAACACATCGAATATTGGAGAACGTGATGGATCGTTACCCTTGAccagaagaaagaaattaagTGACAGATTGAGtgagttgaaaaatttatcaaagcAAGAGGATGATTTGACGTAA
- the PPQ1 gene encoding protein-serine/threonine phosphatase (similar to Saccharomyces cerevisiae PPQ1 (YPL179W); ancestral locus Anc_6.172), which translates to MRRRSPSYSNNNFEVPTNNTCLNNNKSNQQSNDGTDDLNSNEPNDPDDSRLTPTIKSAKIKDTSSYIDIPKTKKSNHVSTNATTNLALDMDISVAKAFGASKPRFPIASSTLPLTVTDATNISSKIPTSSISSSSSSYSYLSSSSSTSMSSSPSFSRTKLSILSTKSNKRSRPVFIERYPNDSTDRDGINIDDMIDKLINLNDTSRFKQKQKSIPFHSWEIQLICSTVREIFMGQPNLLRLQAPIKIVGDIHGQFNDLLRILKLSGWPNDTNYLFLGDYVDRGKQSLETILLLFCFKIKYPNNFFMLRGNHESANITKMYGFYDECKRRKNTKIWKSFIDVFNCLPIAATIQDKIFAVHGGISPDLMDLKQISKGILRPTDIPDSGLLTDLLWSDPDTSVSNWSLNDRGVSYTFSKKNVLDFCNQFNFDLIIRGHMVVEDGYEFFAKKKLVTVFSAPNYCGQFENWGAVLSINTGLICSFELLKPHSLKKNQDNFLDMLF; encoded by the coding sequence atgagaagaagaagccCGTCATATtccaataataatttcGAAGTACCGACAAATAATACCTGTCtaaataacaataaatCGAACCAGCAATCTAATGATGGTACTGACGATTTAAACTCTAATGAACCTAATGACCCTGATGATAGTAGGCTCACTCCTACTATCAAATCTGCTAAAATTAAGGACACCTCCTCCTATATCGATATTCctaaaacaaaaaaatcaaatcatgTTTCTACAAATGCTACTACAAATCTCGCTCTAGATATGGATATCTCCGTTGCCAAGGCTTTTGGTGCTAGTAAACCAAGATTCCCAATCGCATCTTCCACTTTGCCATTGACTGTAACCGATGCAACTAATATCTCTTCGAAAATCCCTACTTCTTCCATCagttcatcatcttcttcttactcctatctttcttcttcatcgtcaACGTCTATGTCTTCATCAccttctttttcaagaacTAAATTATCAATACTTTCTACAAAATCTAATAAGAGATCAAGACCTGTCTTTATTGAACGTTATCCAAACGATTCTACTGATAGAGATGGAATCAATATCGATGATATGATCGataaattgatcaatttgaatgatactTCTAGATTTAAACAGAAACAAAAGTCAATTCCTTTCCATTCTTGggaaattcaattgatttgttCTACAGTAAGGGAAATTTTCATGGGCCaaccaaatttattgagaTTACAAGCTCCCATCAAAATTGTTGGTGATATTCATGGACAATTTAATGATCTATTGagaattttaaaattaagTGGTTGGCCAAATGATACAAACTATTTATTCTTGGGTGATTACGTTGATCGTGGTAAACAATCTTTAGAAACTATCTTATTACTTTTCtgcttcaaaatcaaatacccaaacaattttttcatgttAAGAGGTAATCATGAAAGTGCTAACATTACAAAGATGTACGGTTTTTATGATGAATGTAAAAGACGTAAAAATACAAAGATTTGGAAATCTTTTATTGACGTATTTAACTGTTTGCCAATTGCTGCAACAAttcaagataaaattttcgCCGTTCATGGCGGTATCTCTCCAGATTTAATGGATTTaaaacaaatttcaaaaggtATTCTAAGACCTACTGATATTCCAGATTCTGGTCTCCTTACAGACTTACTTTGGAGTGATCCTGATACTTCAGTATCAAATTGGTCATTAAATGATAGAGGCGTATCGTAcactttttcaaaaaaaaatgtcttGGATTTCTGCAACCAGTTCAACTTCGATTTAATTATTAGGGGTCACATGGTGGTAGAAGATGGTTACGAATTTtttgcaaagaaaaaattagtaACTGTTTTCAGTGCTCCAAACTACTGTggacaatttgaaaattgggGCGCTGTCTTAAGTATTAACACAGGCCTAATTTGTAGTTTTGAGTTATTGAAACCAcattcattaaaaaaaaatcaagataattttttagatatgcttttttaa
- the ASN1 gene encoding asparagine synthase (glutamine-hydrolyzing) 1 (similar to Saccharomyces cerevisiae ASN2 (YGR124W) and ASN1 (YPR145W); ancestral locus Anc_3.483), with product MCGIFAAFRHEDVTSFKSKALQLSKRIRHRGPDWSGNVVKNSTIMVHERLAIVGLDSGAQPITSPCGNYTLCVNGEIYNHIQLREQFPDYKFKTLSDCEPIIPLYLRDDIDAPKSLDGMFAWTLYDSKKDRILAARDPIGVTTLYMGRSSMSPKTVFFASELKCLVDDCDSIVAFPPGHIYDSETDKITRYFTPNWIDENKIPTTPVDYTAIRHSLEKAVRKRLMAEVPYGVLLSGGLDSSLIASIAARETEAANRELDASQYAEEGSHLAGIDDEGHLRTSGWSRLHSFAIGLPGAPDLIAAKKVAKFIGSIHHEHTFTLQEGIDALDDVIYHLETYDVTTIRASTPMFLLSRKIKAQGVKMVLSGEGSDEIFGGYLYFAQAPSAAEFHTESVKRVKNLHLADCLRANKSTMAWGLEARVPFLDREFLDLCMNIDPNDKLINQKEGRIEKYILRKAFDTKDDPSAKPYLPDEILWRQKEQFSDGVGYSWIDCLKDTAEKVISDEMFANPKSHWGKDIPTTKEAYWYRLKFDALFPQPTAAETVMRWIPKADWGCAEDPSGRYAQIHEKHIQ from the coding sequence ATGTGTGGTATCTTTGCTGCCTTCAGACATGAAGATGTAActtcattcaaatcaaaagCCCTACAACTCtcaaaaagaattagacATAGAGGTCCAGATTGGTCCGGTAACGTCGTCAAAAACTCCACCATCATGGTCCATGAACGTCTTGCCATCGTCGGTCTAGACTCTGGTGCTCAACCAATCACTTCTCCATGTGGTAACTACACTCTTTGTGTTAACGGTGAAATTTATAACCATATCCAATTAAGAGAACAATTTCCTGATTACAAATTTAAAACTTTATCAGATTGTGAACCTATCATCCCACTATACTTGAGAGATGACATCGACGCTCCAAAATCTTTAGACGGTATGTTCGCTTGGACTCTTTACgattcaaagaaagatCGTATTCTCGCAGCAAGAGATCCAATCGGTGTTACTACTTTATACATGGGCCGTTCATCTATGTCCCCAAAAACTGTCTTCTTCGCCTCTGAACTAAAATGTCTTGTCGATGATTGTGACAGCATTGTTGCCTTCCCACCAGGTCACATTTACGATTCCGAAACTGATAAGATTACTCGTTATTTCACTCCAAACTGGATTGATGAAAACAAGATTCCAACTACTCCAGTCGATTACACAGCCATTAGACACTCCTTAGAAAAGGCCGTCAGAAAAAGATTAATGGCTGAAGTCCCATACGGTGTCTTATTATCTGGTGGTTTGGATTCTTCTTTAATCGCTTCCATTGCTGCTAGAGAAACTGAAGCTGCCAACAGGGAATTAGACGCCTCTCAATACGCTGAAGAAGGTTCTCATTTGGCTGGTATCGACGACGAAGGTCATCTAAGAACTTCTGGCTGGTCTCGTCTACATTCTTTTGCCATTGGTTTACCAGGTGCTCCAGATTTAATTGCCGCTAAGAAAGTCGCCAAATTCATCGGTTCCATCCATCACGAACATACTTTCACTTTACAAGAAGGTATTGACGCTCTAGACGATGTCATTTACCATTTAGAAACCTACGATGTTACAACGATTAGAGCCTCGACTCCAATGTTCTtactttcaagaaaaattaaagcTCAAGGTGTTAAGATGGTTCTATCAGGTGAAGGTTcagatgaaattttcgGTGGTTACCTGTATTTCGCTCAAGCTCCATCTGCTGCTGAATTCCACACCGAATCTGTCAAGAGAGTTAAGAACTTACATTTAGCTGATTGTCTAAGAGCTAACAAATCTACCATGGCTTGGGGTCTAGAAGCAAGAGTTCCATTTTTGGATAGAGAATTCTTAGATCTATGTATGAATATCGATccaaatgataaattaattaaCCAAAAGGAAGGCCGTATCGAAAAATACATCTTAAGAAAGGCTTTCGACACAAAGGATGATCCATCTGCTAAACCATACTTACCAGATGAAATCTTATGGAGACAAAAGGAACAATTCTCCGATGGTGTCGGTTACTCTTGGATTGATTGTTTAAAGGACACCGCAGAAAAGGTTATTAGTGATGAAATGTTCGCTAATCCAAAATCTCACTGGGGTAAAGATATTCCAACAACTAAGGAAGCTTATTGGTACAGATTGAAGTTCGACGCTCTATTCCCACAACCAACTGCCGCTGAAACTGTCATGAGATGGATTCCAAAGGCTGACTGGGGTTGTGCTGAGGATCCTTCCGGTAGATACGCCCAAATTCATGAAAAACACATTCAATGA
- the KAFR0G03675 gene encoding uncharacterized protein, producing the protein MNMAMAKLVNIITTIKWKASNKKPRRVTRYDILKQDSAYSTTASSKSSSGHTITRDISSI; encoded by the coding sequence ATGAATATGGCAATGGCTAAATTAGTAAATATTATAACCACTATTAAATGGAAAGCTTCCAATAAGAAACCTCGCCGTGTAACGCGATACGACATATTGAAACAAGATTCGGCCTACAGTACGAcagcttcttcaaaatcatctaGTGGGCATACAATTACTAGGGATATATCATCTATATAA
- the KAFR0G03680 gene encoding uncharacterized protein (similar to Saccharomyces cerevisiae YPR148C; ancestral locus Anc_3.491), with protein MFSNFNFDKITNSISTAAQSAQQKINDTILTPDVQTKLHFKKTARFWQEKVGQIPDKEISKLPEGYLNLENKVDALEKILKRLLIVTKTYEIEGYDYPPNLSESLNDWWWSDLKKSKKHQEKSSFMNNSFPMAISKAAFDSKSILDDLKEKQQDLPKEGEEPEEEVEEEDDDEFLNLLEVFNSLSNCYKNIDKSKAEMDAMIVKEFNFKLEHLINNDFKKVSKLRTKVQDSRLEFDTLRHEIKLKELAQESIRQENSQKTDVFKEDSTKEVPPKEESTKEEQVNEESNKEETEKKKITEDKPAEDVVEKKTVEEQAEAKETEKPAKEGSSKEEAPKEDVKHNGSSEEETEEYKLLEKLEDEFVSNTGAAVELMTELTETSEVINLVKLFQNFQLIHYKQCVQEIENNMKFLDQLE; from the coding sequence ATgttttctaatttcaattttgataagaTCACTAACTCAATTAGCACAGCGGCACAAAGTGCTCAACAGAAGATTAATGATACCATTCTTACTCCTGATGTTCAGACTAAATtacatttcaaaaagacaGCTAGATTCTGGCAAGAAAAGGTTGGTCAAATCCCTGATAAGgagatttcaaaattaccTGAAGGTTACCTCAATCTAGAGAATAAAGTTGATGCGTTAGAAAAGATCTTGAAGAGATTATTGATTGTAACAAAGACTTATGAAATCGAAGGTTACGATTACCCCCCAAATTTGAGCGAAAGTTTGAATGACTGGTGGTGGAGCGATTTAAAGAAGAGCAAGAAACATCAAGAGAAGAGCTCTTTCAtgaataattcttttccaaTGGCAATTAGCAAAGCAGCTTTTGATTCTAAATCGATCTTGGATGATTTGAAGGAAAAGCAACAGGATCTTCCAAAGGAAGGTGAAGAGCCGGAAGAAGAGGTcgaagaagaggatgacgatgaatttttgaatctaCTCGAAGTCTTCAATTCACTCAGTAATTGttacaaaaatattgaCAAGAGTAAGGCTGAGATGGACGCTATGATCGTTAAGGAATTTAACTTTAAGCTAGAACACTTGAttaataatgatttcaagAAGGTATCGAAATTACGTACAAAAGTCCAAGATTCTAGGTTAGAATTTGACACGTTGCGTcatgaaataaaattgaaagaattggCGCAAGAAAGCATCAGGCAGGAGAACTCACAAAAGACTGACGTCTTTAAGGAAGACTCAACAAAGGAGGTGCCACCAAAGGAAGAGTCAACAAAGGAAGAGCAAGTAAACGAAGAGTCAAACAAGGAAGAAACcgaaaagaagaaaattacaGAAGACAAGCCTGCTGAAGATGTCGTTGAAAAGAAGACAGTTGAAGAACAAGCTGAAGCCAAGGAAACAGAAAAGCCAGCTAAAGAAGGAAGTTCCAAGGAAGAGGCCCCTAAGGAAGACGTGAAGCACAATGGTTCctcagaagaagaaacagaaGAATATAAGCTCTTGGAGAAGttagaagatgaatttgTGTCAAACACTGGTGCTGCAGTGGAATTAATGACAGAGTTAACAGAGACTTCTGAAGTTATCAACTTGGTCAAGCTATTCCAAAACTTCCAGTTGATTCACTACAAACAGTGCGtccaagaaattgaaaacaacATGAAGTTTTTGGACCAACTTGAATAA
- the KAFR0G03690 gene encoding uncharacterized protein (similar to Saccharomyces cerevisiae YGR130C; ancestral locus Anc_3.492) — translation MAVNYYADDRFIEVLKEQERAKNPHRNFLKDTIAHDAKYQSPFRRNINPNYLNYIREHKNAKYTITNPNSDFNKLNLNTVGYKTIPTDRKSRKIAKDIDFPRSLRENEEAQTNFLNELKTKENNLKFLKDSQNLVYIDEDDISYEGDSKYKIIEKPINIYSVPKIPSYVFTKVPGNKKKELKNSLATPQNKEQVIVLRKKDGLLYYFSKEVFDNIQYENKIHHDKLKKLNAKGDERHASKINEYDTQVSNLNTKIDIENEKIRKLNSKISHFKDFSDFKSTKNYLFKMTEYNNTKTRLYGEIEAIKNQRNQLEQNQPVAVKPKKVDEPINRRSKLYEIKTDDVEEGGNLSVKEEEEEEEFVVV, via the coding sequence ATGGCAGTTAATTACTATGCTGACGATAGGTTTATTGAAGTACTAAAGGAGCAGGAACGTGCGAAAAATCCACATaggaattttttgaaggaCACTATAGCTCATGATGCCAAGTACCAGTCTCCatttagaagaaatatCAATCCTAACTATTTGAACTACATAAGAGAACATAAGAATGCTAAATACACCATTACAAATCCAAATTCtgattttaataaattgaatttgaacaCTGTTGGTTACAAGACAATTCCTACAGACAGGAAAAGTCGTAAAATTGCAAAAGATATCGATTTTCCAAGAAGTTTGAGAGAGAATGAAGAAGCTCAgacaaatttcttgaatgaaCTCAAGACGAAGGAAAAtaacttgaaatttctcaaAGATTCACAGAATCTTGTTTATatcgatgaagatgatatttCTTATGAAGGTGACAGCAAATACAAGATAATCGAAAAACCTATCAATATCTACTCCGTCCCCAAGATACCTTCATATGTATTTACCAAAGTTCCTGgtaataaaaagaaagaattaaagaattCTTTAGCTACACCACAGAATAAAGAGCAAGTCATCGTATTACGTAAAAAAGATGGACTACTGTACTATTTCTCTAAGGAGGTCTTTGACAATATTCAATATGAGAACAAAATTCATCATGATAAACTTAAGAAATTAAATGCAAAAGGTGACGAGAGACATGCTTCtaaaatcaatgaatatGATACGcaagtttcaaatttaaatactaaaattgatattgaaaatgagaaaatCAGAAAATTGAACTCAAAGATATCACACTTCAAGGACTTTTCTGATTTCAAGTCAACTAAGAATTACCTGTTCAAGATGActgaatataataatacaaaaaCCAGACTTTATGGTGAAATTGAAGCTATTAAGAACCAACGCAATCAATTAGAGCAAAATCAACCTGTCGCAGTGAAACCTAAGAAAGTTGATGAGCCAATCAACAGGCGGAGCAAACTATACGAAATCAAAACTGATGACGTAGAAGAAGGTGGTAATCTTTCtgtaaaagaagaagaagaagaagaagagtttGTTGTTGTCTAG
- the NCE102 gene encoding Nce102p (similar to Saccharomyces cerevisiae YGR131W and NCE102 (YPR149W); ancestral locus Anc_3.493) gives MLAIADNSLRLVNFCFMVITMAFIAQLLNTRQGHNSARVNYCMFAVAFGILTDSIYGLFANFFEQLAWPIILFVFDFLNFVFFFTAGTVLAVGIRAHNCNNEAYRNSNKIVRGSETRCRVAQAAVAFFYFSMAIFLVKGVFSIMKAISEGPFGSGSSFGFGSRRKRRSAGTGVPTTSTGVPTVSEV, from the coding sequence atGTTGGCGATCGCAGATAACTCATTACGTCTGGTAAATTTCTGTTTTATGGTGATTACCATGGCATTTATTGCACAATTATTGAATACAAGACAGGGGCATAATTCGGCAAGAGTAAACTACTGTATGTTTGCAGTCGCTTTTGGTATTCTAACAGACTCAATTTACGGTCTATTTGCAAATTTCTTCGAACAATTAGCATGGCCTATAATTTTATTCgtttttgattttctaaattttgttttcttcttcacaGCAGGTACTGTATTGGCAGTCGGTATTAGAGCACACAATTGTAACAATGAAGCATATAGAAACAGTAACAAGATCGTCAGAGGATCTGAAACAAGATGTAGAGTAGCACAGGCCGCCGTTGCATTCTTCTATTTCTCAATGGCAATTTTCCTCGTTAAAGGTGTCTTTTCCATTATGAAAGCTATAAGTGAAGGTCCATTTGGCTCTGGTTCTTCATTCGGTTTCGgttcaagaagaaagagaagatCGGCTGGAACCGGTGTTCCAACTACTTCTACTGGTGTACCAACAGTATCTGAAGTTTAA
- the SUE1 gene encoding Sue1p (similar to Saccharomyces cerevisiae SUE1 (YPR151C); ancestral locus Anc_3.496), which produces MRGGSILCKNLPRVPTTKYLDKSKLKIDILYNGYRPVLYPMKENPLLYRQNGELANEQFTDIQQRDWNFRIKNSKVQLK; this is translated from the coding sequence ATGAGGGGTGGTAGTATACTATGTAAGAATCTACCCAGGGTTCCAACGACGAAATATTTGGATAAGAGTAAATTAAAGATTGATATATTGTATAATGGGTACAGACCAGTGCTATATCCTATGAAAGAGAATCCATTACTGTATCGACAGAATGGTGAGTTGGCTAATGAACAATTTACAGACATACAACAACGGGATTGGAATTttagaatcaaaaattcaaaagttcAATTGAAGTAG
- the URN1 gene encoding Urn1p (similar to Saccharomyces cerevisiae YPR152C; ancestral locus Anc_3.498) yields MNKIWKEYRAPNGKKYYYNTETKKTTWEKPEAAKREEIEPVFVIRLMNDWKLVICNNGMKYYLDNENEPTKELSDEESLRLIELFDKEKLVCLIGIARGYAIENVEKIYGNIVEEVEFLKEDMKNEQERLKKEAESEVREIVLKEAEKPRMNLVEGYDSSESEEEEEEEDDYEFLNNVADEGLSGDKAKFMELFDRYGLDKFSEWSMEMNKVSKDPDFYLVTDDQEREDLFERWCSGQGIHSTSDEEAKEGGEPEEHEERPLEPTKFHYLSQIVSKSEIRRTTIFQDIKRQNKRLFKEYKIKDFIESSKEQEKFVSKLLFYYKTFPQVEDRTKQFNDFLREKNANYTSMSDMNTLSEHIKRNDTYAIETTLLQIECNFPQDVLSDVRYYILDLKQKTIELVKNSHVNEK; encoded by the coding sequence ATGAATAAGATTTGGAAGGAGTATAGGGCCCCCAACGGGAAGAAGTATTATTACAACACTGAAACTAAGAAGACGACATGGGAGAAACCTGAAGCTGCCAAAAGAGAGGAAATTGAGCCCGTTTTCGTGATAAGATTAATGAATGACTGGAAGCTGGTGATATGTAATAATGGAATGAAATACTACTTGGACAACGAAAATGAGCCTACAAAAGAGTTGAGTGATGAAGAGTCTTTGAGACTGATAGAgttatttgataaagagAAGCTGGTATGTTTGATTGGAATTGCTAGAGGTTATGCTATTGAGAATGTTGAAAAGATATACGGTAATATCGTTGAAGAAgtagaatttttgaaggagGATATGAAGAATGAACAGGAAAGACTAAAAAAAGAGGCGGAATCAGAAGTTAGGGAAATAGTACTAAAAGAAGCAGAAAAACCTCGTATGAACTTAGTAGAAGGATACGATTCATCagaaagtgaagaagaggaagaagaagaagacgactatgaatttttgaataatgttGCAGATGAAGGTCTTAGTGGGGATAAAGCTAAGTTTATGGAGTTATTCGATAGGTATGGCCTGGATAAATTTTCTGAGTGGTCTATGGAAATGAACAAAGTGTCTAAGGATCCCGATTTTTACTTGGTGACTGACGACCAAGAACGAGAAGATCTCTTTGAAAGATGGTGCAGCGGACAAGGCATCCACTCTACTAGTGATGAAGAGGCAAAGGAGGGAGGAGAACCTGAAGAGCACGAAGAAAGGCCATTAGAGCCCACAAAGTTCCATTACTTGTCCCAGATAGTTTCTAAAAGCGAGATTAGAAGGACAACcatatttcaagatattaaAAGGCAAAATAAGAGGTTATTCAAAGAATACAAGATCAAAGATTTCATCGAATCCTCGAAAGAACAGGAAAAATTTGTCTCCAAGTTACTCTTCTATTATAAGACGTTCCCACAGGTAGAAGACCGTACCaaacaattcaatgattttcTCCGGGAGAAAAATGCGAATTACACCTCCATGTCAGACATGAATACACTTAGTGAGCACATCAAGCGCAATGACACGTACGCCATCGAGACGACACTCTTACAAATAGAGTGCAACTTCCCACAGGATGTTCTCTCAGATGTTCGATACTATATACTTGATTTGAAACAGAAAACCATCGAATTAGTGAAAAACAGTCACGTGAACGAGAAATGA
- the MAY24 gene encoding May24p (similar to Saccharomyces cerevisiae YPR153W; ancestral locus Anc_3.500), which translates to MRYVFFDTKEQSVPIGYITPKFPSLYWPIGFDESFDNAFLYSVVDIWKFTLYWSLIFNGAFYVSAGAVACLTTKKKSRSLLIFATYTVFGGLQGVIVGTVMGFLVGTIYRAGLFGMSCWIPMCCAVAQILYDVLVSYSTVGRIM; encoded by the exons ATGAGGTACGT TTTCTTCGACACAAAGGAACAATCAGTTCCCATAGGTTACATTACTCCCAAATTCCCATCCTTATACTGGCCAATAGGTTTCGATGAAAGTTTCGATAACGCGTTTCTCTACAGCGTAGTTGACATATGGAAATTCACACTATATTGGTCTCTAATATTCAATGGTGCTTTCTATGTGTCTGCAGGAGCCGTAGCTTGTTTGAcaacgaaaaaaaaatcacGATCGTTACTAATCTTCGCCACATATACAGTATTCGGTGGACTCCAAGGTGTCATTGTTGGGACAGTGATGGGATTCCTAGTCGGCACCATATACAGAGCAGGTCTTTTTGGTATGTCATGTTGGATCCCAATGTGTTGCGCTGTGGCCCAAATCTTATACGATGTGCTGGTAAGCTACTCCACCGTTGGTAGAATAATGTGA
- the PIN3 gene encoding Pin3p (similar to Saccharomyces cerevisiae LSB1 (YGR136W) and PIN3 (YPR154W); ancestral locus Anc_3.501), with translation MSSALINRAITNIKTELDFLRESEIITQQQLDEILKQLPEKYDPSSKQAQSNEKLPLQTVNAAANSSSASVDHASATPPPANQLEYVEALYAFEPQQEGDLRLVAGDKVQILEKPSAEWYKGTCNGQIGMFPANYVKPVTKDSFAPPPPQYQQYSNNYQQPSYSQPAYPPASTGYYQQPQQVQVQQPQQVQVQQQPQQQSQTNEQLKRFGSKLGNAAIFGAGATLGSDLVNSIF, from the coding sequence ATGTCATCCGCTTTAATTAATCGTGCTATTACCAATATTAAGACAGAATTAGATTTCCTTAGGGAGTCTGAAATCATAACCCAGCAACAACTTGATGAAATCTTGAAACAATTACCTGAAAAGTATGATCCTTCGAGTAAGCAAGCACAGAGTAATGAAAAACTACCCCTCCAAACGGTGAATGCAGCAGCGAATTCCTCCTCTGCCTCAGTAGACCATGCCTCTGCGACGCCTCCTCCAGCAAATCAACTGGAATACGTGGAGGCATTGTATGCTTTTGAACCACAACAGGAAGGTGATTTAAGATTAGTCGCAGGTGACAAAGTTCAAATTCTCGAGAAACCATCCGCTGAATGGTACAAGGGAACTTGTAATGGCCAAATTGGTATGTTTCCCGCTAACTACGTGAAGCCAGTTACAAAGGATAGCTTTGCTCCACCTCCCCCTCAATATCAACAATACTCAAACAACTACCAACAGCCTTCATACTCCCAACCAGCCTATCCCCCAGCTTCAACGGGTTACTACCAACAGCCACAACAAGTGCAAGTCCAACAACCACAACAAGTGCAAGTCCAACAACAACCACAGCAGCAGAGCCAAACTAATgaacaattgaaaagatttgGTAGTAAGCTAGGTAACGCTGCCATTTTTGGTGCAGGTGCTACTTTGGGTAGTGACTTGGTTAATAGTATATTTTGA